Proteins co-encoded in one Pan paniscus chromosome 23, NHGRI_mPanPan1-v2.0_pri, whole genome shotgun sequence genomic window:
- the MIOX gene encoding inositol oxygenase isoform X2, whose product MKVTVGPDPSLVYRPDVDPEVAKDKASFRNYTSGPLLDRVFTTYKLMHTHQTVDFVRSKHAQFGGFSYKKMTVMEAVDLLDGLVDESDPDVDFPNSFHAFQTAEGIRKAHPDKDWFHLVGLLHDLGKVLALFGEPQWAVVGDTFPVGCRPQASVVFCDSTFQDNPDLQDPRYSTELGMYQPHCGLDRVLMSWGHDEYMYQVMKFNKFSLPPEAFYMIRFHSFYPWHMGRDYQQLCSQQDLAMLPWVQEFNKFDLYTKCPDLPDVDKLRPYYQGLIDKYCPGILSW is encoded by the exons ATGAAGGTGACGGTG GGCCCAGACCCTTCCCTGGTCTACCGACCTGATGTGGACCCAGAGGTGGCCAAAGACAAGGCCAGCTTCCGGAACTACACG TCAGGTCCCCTCTTGGACCGTGTCTTCACCACCTACAAGCTCATGCACACGCACCAGACAGTGGACTTCGTCAGGAGCAAG CATGCCCAGTTTGGGGGCTTCTCCTACAAGAAAATGACAGTCATGGAGGCCGTGGACCTGCTGGATGGGCTGGTGGATGAGTCGGACCCGGACGTAGATTTCCCCAACTCCTTCCATGCCTTCCAGACAGCGGAGGGCATCCGGAAGGCCCACCCAGACAAGG ACTGGTTCCACCTCGTCGGGCTCCTGCACGACCTGGGGAAGGTCCTGGCCCTGTTCGGGGAGCCCCAG TGGGCTGTCGTCGGCGACACCTTCCCCGTCGGATGCCGTCCGCAGGCCTCCGTGGTTTTCTGCGACTCCACCTTCCAGGACAACCCTGACCTCCAGGATCCTCGATACAG CACAGAGCTCGGGATGTACCAGCCCCACTGCGGGCTCGACAGGGTCCTCATGTCCTGGGGCCATGATG agTACATGTACCAGGTGATGAAGTTTAACAAGTTCTCACTGCCCCCTGAG GCTTTCTACATGATCCGGTTCCACTCCTTCTACCCCTGGCACATGGGCCGCGACTACCAGCAGCTGTGCAGCCAGCAGGACCTGGCCATGCTGCCCTGGGTACAGGAGTTCAA CAAGTTCGACCTCTACACCAAGTGCCCGGACCTGCCGGACGTGGACAAGCTGCGGCCCTACTACCAGGGGCTCATTGACAAGTACTGCCCTGGCATCCTGAGCTGGTGA
- the MIOX gene encoding inositol oxygenase isoform X3: MKVTVGPDPSLVYRPDVDPEVAKDKASFRNYTSGPLLDRVFTTYKLMHTHQTVDFVRSKHAQFGGFSYKKMTVMEAVDLLDGLVDESDPDVDFPNSFHAFQTAEGIRKAHPDKVPNLPCPSPSQTGSTSSGSCTTWGRSWPCSGSPSGLSSATPSPSDAVRRPPWFSATPPSRTTLTSRILDTGAPCCRGLGPLPWAAAEPSSPWYLTAAQSSGCTSPTAGSTGSSCPGAMMSTCTR; the protein is encoded by the exons ATGAAGGTGACGGTG GGCCCAGACCCTTCCCTGGTCTACCGACCTGATGTGGACCCAGAGGTGGCCAAAGACAAGGCCAGCTTCCGGAACTACACG TCAGGTCCCCTCTTGGACCGTGTCTTCACCACCTACAAGCTCATGCACACGCACCAGACAGTGGACTTCGTCAGGAGCAAG CATGCCCAGTTTGGGGGCTTCTCCTACAAGAAAATGACAGTCATGGAGGCCGTGGACCTGCTGGATGGGCTGGTGGATGAGTCGGACCCGGACGTAGATTTCCCCAACTCCTTCCATGCCTTCCAGACAGCGGAGGGCATCCGGAAGGCCCACCCAGACAAGG TCCCCAACCTGCCCTGTCCATCCCCCTCCCAGACTGGTTCCACCTCGTCGGGCTCCTGCACGACCTGGGGAAGGTCCTGGCCCTGTTCGGGGAGCCCCAG TGGGCTGTCGTCGGCGACACCTTCCCCGTCGGATGCCGTCCGCAGGCCTCCGTGGTTTTCTGCGACTCCACCTTCCAGGACAACCCTGACCTCCAGGATCCTCGATACAGGTGCTCCCTGCTGCCGAGGGCTGGGCCCCCTTCCCTGGGCGGCTGCTGAGCCCTCCTCACCCTGGTATCTCACTGCAGCACAGAGCTCGGGATGTACCAGCCCCACTGCGGGCTCGACAGGGTCCTCATGTCCTGGGGCCATGATG agTACATGTACCAGGTGA
- the MIOX gene encoding inositol oxygenase isoform X1 has translation MKVTVGPDPSLVYRPDVDPEVAKDKASFRNYTSGPLLDRVFTTYKLMHTHQTVDFVRSKHAQFGGFSYKKMTVMEAVDLLDGLVDESDPDVDFPNSFHAFQTAEGIRKAHPDKDWFHLVGLLHDLGKVLALFGEPQWAVVGDTFPVGCRPQASVVFCDSTFQDNPDLQDPRYSTELGMYQPHCGLDRVLMSWGHDEYMYQVMKFNKFSLPPEVGGGRGNAARPPGPVLQPRVSCWVALPAGFLHDPVPLLLPLAHGPRLPAAVQPAGPGHAALGTGVQQVRPLHQVPGPAGRGQAAALLPGAH, from the exons ATGAAGGTGACGGTG GGCCCAGACCCTTCCCTGGTCTACCGACCTGATGTGGACCCAGAGGTGGCCAAAGACAAGGCCAGCTTCCGGAACTACACG TCAGGTCCCCTCTTGGACCGTGTCTTCACCACCTACAAGCTCATGCACACGCACCAGACAGTGGACTTCGTCAGGAGCAAG CATGCCCAGTTTGGGGGCTTCTCCTACAAGAAAATGACAGTCATGGAGGCCGTGGACCTGCTGGATGGGCTGGTGGATGAGTCGGACCCGGACGTAGATTTCCCCAACTCCTTCCATGCCTTCCAGACAGCGGAGGGCATCCGGAAGGCCCACCCAGACAAGG ACTGGTTCCACCTCGTCGGGCTCCTGCACGACCTGGGGAAGGTCCTGGCCCTGTTCGGGGAGCCCCAG TGGGCTGTCGTCGGCGACACCTTCCCCGTCGGATGCCGTCCGCAGGCCTCCGTGGTTTTCTGCGACTCCACCTTCCAGGACAACCCTGACCTCCAGGATCCTCGATACAG CACAGAGCTCGGGATGTACCAGCCCCACTGCGGGCTCGACAGGGTCCTCATGTCCTGGGGCCATGATG agTACATGTACCAGGTGATGAAGTTTAACAAGTTCTCACTGCCCCCTGAGgtaggtggggggaggggcaacGCAGCCCGTCCACCAGGCCCGGTCCTGCAGCCCCGAGTGAGCTGCTGGGTGGCCTTGCCCGCAGGCTTTCTACATGATCCGGTTCCACTCCTTCTACCCCTGGCACATGGGCCGCGACTACCAGCAGCTGTGCAGCCAGCAGGACCTGGCCATGCTGCCCTGGGTACAGGAGTTCAA CAAGTTCGACCTCTACACCAAGTGCCCGGACCTGCCGGACGTGGACAAGCTGCGGCCCTACTACCAGGGGCTCATTGA
- the ADM2 gene encoding protein ADM2 yields the protein MARIPTAALGCISLLCLQLPGSLSRSLGGDPRPVKPREPPARSPSSSLQPRHPAPRPVVWKLHQALQPQRGAGLAPAMGQPLRDGGRQHSGPRRHSGPRRTQAQLLRVGCVLGTCQVQNLSHRLWQLMGPAGRQDSAPVDPSSPHSYG from the exons ATGGCCCGGATCCCGACGGCCGCCCTGGGTTGCATCAGCCTCCTCTGCCTGCAGCTCCCTGGCTCGCTGTCCCGCAGCCTGGGCGGGGACCCGCGACCCGTCAAACCCAG GGAGCCCCCAGCCCGGAGCCCTTCCAGCAGCCTGCAGCCCAGGCACCCCGCACCCCGACCTGTGGTCTGGAAGCTTCACCAGGCCCTCCAGCCACAGAGGGGTGCCGGCCTGGCCCCTGCTATGGGTCAGCCTCTCCGGGATGGTGGCCGCCAACACTCGGGCCCCCGAAGACACTCGGGCCCCCGCAGGACCCAAGCCCAGCTCCTGCGAGTGGGCTGTGTGCTGGGCACCTGCCAGGTGCAGAATCTCAGCCACCGCCTGTGGCAACTCATGGGACCGGCCGGCCGGCAGGACTCAGCTCCTGTGGACCCCAGCAGCCCCCACAGCTATGGCTGA